A stretch of Perognathus longimembris pacificus isolate PPM17 chromosome 1, ASM2315922v1, whole genome shotgun sequence DNA encodes these proteins:
- the Tmem184b gene encoding transmembrane protein 184B isoform X3: protein MTVKGAELAPDPASATTAAAPPSVTATPEGSPTAMEQPVFLMTTAAQAISGFFVWTALLITCHQIYMHLRCYSCPNEQRYIVRILFIVPIYAFDSWLSLLFFTNDQYYVYFGTVRDCYEALVIYNFLSLCYEYLGGESSIMSEIRGKAIESSCMYGTCCLWGKTYSIGFLRFCKQATLQFCVVKPLMAVSTVVLQAFGKYRDGDFDVTSGYLYVTIIYNISVSLALYALFLFYFATRELLSPYSPVLKFFMVKSVIFLSFWQGMLLAILEKCGAIPKIHSARVSVGEGTVAAGYQDFIICVEMFFAALALRHAFTYKVYADKRLDAQVPTYGPYGRCAPMKSISSSLKETMNPHDIVQDAIHNFSPAYQQYTQQSTLEPGPTWRGGAHGLARSHSLSGARDNEKTLLLSSDDEF, encoded by the exons ATGACAGTGAAGGGGGCTGAGCTGGCCCCAGACCCGGCATCGGCCACCACTGCAGCGGCCCCGCCCAGCGTTACAGCGACCCCTGAGGGCAGCCCCACAGCCATGGAGCAGCCTGTGTTCCTGATGACCACCGCTGCCCAggccatctctggcttcttcgtGTGGACAGCCCTGCTCATCACCTGCCACCAG ATCTACATGCACCTGCGCTGCTACAGCTGCCCCAACGAGCAGCGCTACATCGTCCGCATCCTCTTCATTGTGCCCATCTATGCCTTCGACTCCTGGCTCAGCCTGCTCTTCTTCACCAACGACCAGTACTACGTGTACTTTGGCACAGTCCGCGACTGCTATGAGG CCTTGGTCATCTATAACTTCCTGAGCCTGTGCTATGAGTACCTCGGGGGAGAGAGTTCCATCATGTCCGAGATCAGAGGGAAGGCCATTGA GTCCAGCTGTATGTACGGCACCTGCTGCCTCTGGGGAAAGACCTACTCCATTGGATTCCTACGCTTCTGCAAACAG GCCACCCTGCAGTTCTGCGTGGTGAAGCCACTCATGGCCGTCAGCACTGTGGTCCTCCAGGCCTTTGGCAAGTACCGGGATGGGGACTTTGA TGTCACCAGCGGCTACCTCTACGTGACCATCATCTACAACATCTCCGTCAGCCTGGCCCTTTACgccctcttcctcttctacttcGCCACGAGGGAGCTGCTCAGCCCCTACAGCCCTGTCCTCAAGTTCTTCATGGTCAAGTCTgtcatctttctctccttctggCAAG GCATGCTGCTGGCCATTCTGGAGAAATGTGGGGCCATCCCCAAGATCCACTCAGCCCGCGTGTCAGTGGGCGAGGGTACGGTGGCAGCCGGCTACCAGGACTTCATCATCTGTGTGGAGATGTTCTTTGCAGCCCTGGCCCTGCGGCACGCCTTCACCTACAAGGTCTATGCTGACAAGAGGCTGGATGCACAAG TGCCAACATACGGCCCTTACG GCCGCTGCGCCCCCATGAAGAGCATCTCCAGCAGCCTCAAGGAGACCATGAACCCGCACGACATCGTGCAGGACGCCATCCACAACTTCTCGCCTGCCTACCAGCAGTACACGCAGCAGTCCACGCTGGAGCCCGGGCCCACCTGGCGGGGCGGCGCCCACGGCCTCGCGCGTTCCCACAGCCTCAGCGGTGCCCGAGACAATGAGAAGACTCTGCTGCTCAGCTCTGACGACGAGTTCTAG
- the Tmem184b gene encoding transmembrane protein 184B isoform X2, translated as MTVKGAELAPDPASATTAAAPPSVTATPEGSPTAMEQPVFLMTTAAQAISGFFVWTALLITCHQIYMHLRCYSCPNEQRYIVRILFIVPIYAFDSWLSLLFFTNDQYYVYFGTVRDCYEALVIYNFLSLCYEYLGGESSIMSEIRGKAIESSCMYGTCCLWGKTYSIGFLRFCKQATLQFCVVKPLMAVSTVVLQAFGKYRDGDFDVTSGYLYVTIIYNISVSLALYALFLFYFATRELLSPYSPVLKFFMVKSVIFLSFWQGMLLAILEKCGAIPKIHSARVSVGEGTVAAGYQDFIICVEMFFAALALRHAFTYKVYADKRLDAQGRCAPMKSISSSLKETMNPHDIVQDAIHNFSPAYQQYTQQSTLEPGPTWRGGAHGLARSHSLSGARDNEKTLLLSSDDEF; from the exons ATGACAGTGAAGGGGGCTGAGCTGGCCCCAGACCCGGCATCGGCCACCACTGCAGCGGCCCCGCCCAGCGTTACAGCGACCCCTGAGGGCAGCCCCACAGCCATGGAGCAGCCTGTGTTCCTGATGACCACCGCTGCCCAggccatctctggcttcttcgtGTGGACAGCCCTGCTCATCACCTGCCACCAG ATCTACATGCACCTGCGCTGCTACAGCTGCCCCAACGAGCAGCGCTACATCGTCCGCATCCTCTTCATTGTGCCCATCTATGCCTTCGACTCCTGGCTCAGCCTGCTCTTCTTCACCAACGACCAGTACTACGTGTACTTTGGCACAGTCCGCGACTGCTATGAGG CCTTGGTCATCTATAACTTCCTGAGCCTGTGCTATGAGTACCTCGGGGGAGAGAGTTCCATCATGTCCGAGATCAGAGGGAAGGCCATTGA GTCCAGCTGTATGTACGGCACCTGCTGCCTCTGGGGAAAGACCTACTCCATTGGATTCCTACGCTTCTGCAAACAG GCCACCCTGCAGTTCTGCGTGGTGAAGCCACTCATGGCCGTCAGCACTGTGGTCCTCCAGGCCTTTGGCAAGTACCGGGATGGGGACTTTGA TGTCACCAGCGGCTACCTCTACGTGACCATCATCTACAACATCTCCGTCAGCCTGGCCCTTTACgccctcttcctcttctacttcGCCACGAGGGAGCTGCTCAGCCCCTACAGCCCTGTCCTCAAGTTCTTCATGGTCAAGTCTgtcatctttctctccttctggCAAG GCATGCTGCTGGCCATTCTGGAGAAATGTGGGGCCATCCCCAAGATCCACTCAGCCCGCGTGTCAGTGGGCGAGGGTACGGTGGCAGCCGGCTACCAGGACTTCATCATCTGTGTGGAGATGTTCTTTGCAGCCCTGGCCCTGCGGCACGCCTTCACCTACAAGGTCTATGCTGACAAGAGGCTGGATGCACAAG GCCGCTGCGCCCCCATGAAGAGCATCTCCAGCAGCCTCAAGGAGACCATGAACCCGCACGACATCGTGCAGGACGCCATCCACAACTTCTCGCCTGCCTACCAGCAGTACACGCAGCAGTCCACGCTGGAGCCCGGGCCCACCTGGCGGGGCGGCGCCCACGGCCTCGCGCGTTCCCACAGCCTCAGCGGTGCCCGAGACAATGAGAAGACTCTGCTGCTCAGCTCTGACGACGAGTTCTAG
- the Maff gene encoding transcription factor MafF, with the protein MSVDPLSSKALKVKRELSENTPHLSDEALMGLSVRELNRNLRGLSAEEVTRLKQRRRTLKNRGYAASCRVKRVCQKEELQKQKSELEREVDKLARENAAMRLELDALRGKCEALQGFARSAAAARGPAARVAPASVITIVKSAPGPGHGPAPSADPAPCS; encoded by the exons ATGTCCGTGGATCCCCTGTCCAGCAAAGCCCTGAAG GTGAAGCGCGAGCTGAGCGAGAACACGCCGCACCTGTCGGACGAGGCGCTGATGGGGCTGTCGGTGCGCGAGCTGAACCGGAACCTGCGCGGGCTGTCGGCCGAGGAGGTGACGCGGCTCAAGCAGCGGCGCCGCACGCTCAAGAACCGCGGCTACGCCGCCAGCTGCCGCGTGAAGCGCGTGTGCCAGAAGGAGGAGCTGCAGAAGCAGAAGTCGGAGCTGGAGCGCGAGGTGGACAAGCTGGCGCGCGAGAACGCCGCCATGCGCCTGGAGCTCGACGCGCTGCGCGGCAAGTGCGAGGCGCTGCAGGGCTTCGCGCGCTCCGCGGCCGCCGCGCGCGGGCCCGCCGCGCGCGTGGCGCCCGCCAGCGTCATCACCATCGTCAAATCCGCGCCGGGCCCCGGgcacggccccgcccccagcgcggaccccgccccctgctcctag
- the Tmem184b gene encoding transmembrane protein 184B isoform X1 has product MTVKGAELAPDPASATTAAAPPSVTATPEGSPTAMEQPVFLMTTAAQAISGFFVWTALLITCHQIYMHLRCYSCPNEQRYIVRILFIVPIYAFDSWLSLLFFTNDQYYVYFGTVRDCYEALVIYNFLSLCYEYLGGESSIMSEIRGKAIESSCMYGTCCLWGKTYSIGFLRFCKQATLQFCVVKPLMAVSTVVLQAFGKYRDGDFDVTSGYLYVTIIYNISVSLALYALFLFYFATRELLSPYSPVLKFFMVKSVIFLSFWQGMLLAILEKCGAIPKIHSARVSVGEGTVAAGYQDFIICVEMFFAALALRHAFTYKVYADKRLDAQVPTYGPYGRSCSPVCLHIVLHVFLVTHRHALMYPCALSPHRHPGVGEPRAPACQGLFTELACFACSLILEPALFCSGAQCPLKGPQGV; this is encoded by the exons ATGACAGTGAAGGGGGCTGAGCTGGCCCCAGACCCGGCATCGGCCACCACTGCAGCGGCCCCGCCCAGCGTTACAGCGACCCCTGAGGGCAGCCCCACAGCCATGGAGCAGCCTGTGTTCCTGATGACCACCGCTGCCCAggccatctctggcttcttcgtGTGGACAGCCCTGCTCATCACCTGCCACCAG ATCTACATGCACCTGCGCTGCTACAGCTGCCCCAACGAGCAGCGCTACATCGTCCGCATCCTCTTCATTGTGCCCATCTATGCCTTCGACTCCTGGCTCAGCCTGCTCTTCTTCACCAACGACCAGTACTACGTGTACTTTGGCACAGTCCGCGACTGCTATGAGG CCTTGGTCATCTATAACTTCCTGAGCCTGTGCTATGAGTACCTCGGGGGAGAGAGTTCCATCATGTCCGAGATCAGAGGGAAGGCCATTGA GTCCAGCTGTATGTACGGCACCTGCTGCCTCTGGGGAAAGACCTACTCCATTGGATTCCTACGCTTCTGCAAACAG GCCACCCTGCAGTTCTGCGTGGTGAAGCCACTCATGGCCGTCAGCACTGTGGTCCTCCAGGCCTTTGGCAAGTACCGGGATGGGGACTTTGA TGTCACCAGCGGCTACCTCTACGTGACCATCATCTACAACATCTCCGTCAGCCTGGCCCTTTACgccctcttcctcttctacttcGCCACGAGGGAGCTGCTCAGCCCCTACAGCCCTGTCCTCAAGTTCTTCATGGTCAAGTCTgtcatctttctctccttctggCAAG GCATGCTGCTGGCCATTCTGGAGAAATGTGGGGCCATCCCCAAGATCCACTCAGCCCGCGTGTCAGTGGGCGAGGGTACGGTGGCAGCCGGCTACCAGGACTTCATCATCTGTGTGGAGATGTTCTTTGCAGCCCTGGCCCTGCGGCACGCCTTCACCTACAAGGTCTATGCTGACAAGAGGCTGGATGCACAAG TGCCAACATACGGCCCTTACGGTAGGTCCTGCTCTCCTGTCTGTCTGCACATTGTCCTGCACGTCTTTCTGGTCACTCACCGGCATGCCTTGATGTACCCCTGTGCCCTGTCTCCCCACAGGCATCCTGGGGTGGGAGAGCCCAGGGCACCTGCTTGCCAAGGGCTCTTTACAGAGCTTGCCTGCTTTGCCTGCTCTCTCATTCTGGAACCTGCCCTGTTCTGTTCTGGGGCACAGTGCCCCTTAAAGGGACCGCAGGGGGTATAG